In one Bacillus thuringiensis genomic region, the following are encoded:
- the ligA gene encoding NAD-dependent DNA ligase LigA translates to MSKEIAKKRIEELRDLLNTFNYQYHVLDNPSVSDAEYDRNMQELIKLEAENPEFMSEDSPSVRVGGTVLDIFEKVTHKSPMLSLGNAFNEGDLRDFDRRVRQGIDGANVRYICELKIDGLAVSLHYEKGRFIQGATRGDGVTGEDITQNLKTIKAIPLRLNEEVTLEARGEAYMPKRSFVKLNEEKEQNGEDVFANPRNAAAGSIRQLDPKIAAKRNLSMFVYGLANVEEKTISSHSESLDFLGELGFKTNPNRRTCETIEEVIAYVEEWQEKRPHLDYEIDGIVIKVDDVALQESLGTTAKSPRWAIAYKFPAEEVVTRLTGIELSVGRTGVVTPTAELEPVRVAGTIVRRASLHNEDLIREKDIRIGDYVVVKKAGDIIPEVVNVIFDKRTGEEEEYRMPTHCPACESELVRLEEEVALRCINPTCPAQIREGLIHFVSRNAMNIDGLGERVITQLFDADYIRTFADLYALTKEQLLQLERFGEKSATNLIQAIENSKENSLERLLFGLGIRHVGAKAARTFAEHFETMDELVKATEEELKAINEIGEKMAQSVVTYFDNEDVLELLQQFKEYGVNMTYKGIKIADLQNVESYFAGKTVVLTGKLEVMGRSEAKKKIEALGGKVTGSVSKSTDLVVAGEAAGSKLAQAEKHNVEVWNEERFLQELNK, encoded by the coding sequence ATGTCAAAAGAGATAGCAAAAAAACGTATAGAAGAATTACGTGATTTGTTAAATACATTTAACTATCAATATCACGTATTAGACAATCCTTCTGTTTCTGATGCGGAATATGACCGTAATATGCAGGAGCTTATAAAATTAGAAGCAGAGAACCCAGAGTTTATGAGTGAAGATTCTCCCTCCGTTCGCGTTGGGGGAACTGTTCTTGATATATTTGAAAAAGTAACACATAAGTCACCAATGTTAAGTTTAGGAAATGCATTTAACGAAGGAGATTTACGTGATTTCGACAGAAGAGTACGTCAAGGAATTGATGGTGCGAATGTAAGATATATATGTGAATTAAAAATTGACGGGCTTGCCGTTTCGCTTCATTATGAAAAAGGACGCTTCATTCAAGGGGCAACACGTGGTGATGGTGTAACGGGTGAAGATATTACTCAAAATTTAAAAACGATTAAAGCTATCCCACTTCGTTTAAATGAAGAAGTAACGTTAGAAGCACGAGGCGAAGCTTATATGCCGAAGCGTTCATTCGTTAAACTAAATGAAGAAAAAGAGCAAAATGGAGAAGATGTATTTGCGAATCCGCGTAATGCAGCAGCAGGTTCAATACGTCAACTTGATCCGAAAATTGCAGCGAAGCGCAACTTATCTATGTTTGTGTATGGTCTTGCGAATGTAGAAGAAAAAACAATTTCATCACATAGTGAATCGCTGGATTTCTTAGGTGAACTTGGATTTAAGACAAATCCAAATCGCCGTACATGTGAAACAATTGAAGAAGTTATAGCTTATGTAGAAGAATGGCAAGAAAAACGTCCGCATCTTGATTATGAGATTGATGGAATCGTTATAAAAGTAGATGATGTTGCTCTTCAAGAAAGTCTAGGAACTACAGCGAAGAGTCCAAGGTGGGCGATTGCTTATAAATTTCCGGCTGAAGAAGTTGTAACGAGATTAACAGGCATTGAATTAAGTGTTGGCCGAACAGGGGTTGTAACACCGACTGCAGAACTAGAGCCAGTGAGAGTTGCTGGTACGATTGTTCGTCGTGCTTCTTTACATAACGAAGATTTAATTCGCGAAAAAGACATTCGAATTGGTGACTACGTTGTTGTGAAGAAGGCTGGAGATATTATTCCTGAAGTTGTGAACGTTATTTTTGATAAGCGTACTGGTGAGGAAGAAGAATACCGCATGCCAACTCATTGTCCAGCATGTGAGAGTGAACTTGTTCGTTTAGAAGAAGAAGTAGCACTTCGTTGTATAAATCCAACTTGTCCTGCTCAAATTCGAGAAGGGTTAATCCATTTCGTTTCAAGAAATGCAATGAATATTGATGGACTTGGAGAACGTGTTATTACACAACTCTTTGATGCTGATTACATTCGTACATTTGCTGATTTATATGCATTGACGAAAGAGCAATTATTACAGTTAGAACGTTTTGGTGAAAAATCAGCAACAAACTTAATACAAGCAATTGAAAATTCTAAAGAAAACTCGTTAGAGCGATTATTATTTGGTCTTGGAATTCGCCACGTTGGAGCGAAAGCAGCACGTACATTTGCAGAGCACTTTGAAACGATGGATGAGCTTGTAAAAGCAACGGAAGAAGAACTAAAAGCAATTAATGAAATTGGCGAAAAAATGGCTCAATCTGTTGTGACATATTTTGATAATGAAGATGTATTAGAGTTATTACAGCAGTTTAAAGAGTATGGCGTGAATATGACATACAAAGGTATAAAAATTGCAGATTTACAAAATGTTGAATCTTACTTCGCAGGAAAAACGGTTGTTTTAACAGGTAAGCTAGAAGTTATGGGACGAAGTGAAGCGAAGAAGAAGATTGAGGCATTAGGTGGAAAAGTAACAGGAAGTGTTAGTAAGAGTACGGATTTGGTTGTTGCAGGTGAAGCAGCTGGTTCGAAATTAGCACAAGCGGAGAAACATAATGTTGAGGTTTGGAATGAAGAGAGGTTCTTACAAGAGCTAAATAAGTAA
- a CDS encoding CamS family sex pheromone protein, whose amino-acid sequence MKKIALAVLSLGLLVSGCSAGADKDEKVAGKSGKAKEQSVVPKYAISDEYYKTTIPFDGGKARGLVVQGLNSRLDIDEFETGLMRIAKESFSTKDNFLKGGKALDTQTIQMLVKRKRTDAEQKELEEKLKKDAVKFPNIGLNPALGTGSESLEVKNKKNPIYISNILEHDYYVKKGDNDEERVGMVVGLAMNSVQYFNEEHGYPREAAIPDEKMLAEGKKMAQEILKVIHQKEPETKNIPITFAIYRQAPKSSLVPGNFVSYANVEKGSETVEDWKQINEKYYLFPSEQAKTDNKREDLARVSNFKAKLSDYFQGDYTAVIGTGMYRDDELREMKLDIPVQFNGKAEIVGFTQYVAGLVMEYFPNYMKVQVTIKSVERPEAIIIREAKKDEPLVKILD is encoded by the coding sequence ATGAAAAAAATAGCATTAGCGGTATTAAGCCTTGGCCTACTTGTAAGTGGGTGTAGTGCAGGTGCCGACAAAGATGAAAAAGTGGCTGGGAAATCGGGGAAAGCAAAAGAACAATCAGTTGTTCCAAAATACGCTATTTCGGATGAATATTATAAGACGACTATTCCATTTGATGGTGGAAAGGCACGTGGTTTAGTGGTGCAAGGGTTAAATAGTCGCCTTGATATAGATGAATTTGAAACAGGATTAATGCGAATTGCAAAAGAATCATTTAGTACGAAAGATAATTTTTTAAAAGGCGGAAAAGCTCTAGATACTCAAACTATACAGATGCTTGTTAAAAGAAAACGTACAGATGCTGAACAAAAGGAACTAGAGGAAAAATTAAAAAAAGATGCAGTTAAATTTCCTAATATAGGATTAAATCCTGCCTTAGGAACAGGATCCGAATCACTAGAAGTGAAAAATAAAAAAAATCCAATATATATTTCAAATATTTTAGAGCATGATTATTATGTGAAAAAAGGCGATAACGACGAGGAACGTGTTGGTATGGTAGTTGGATTAGCGATGAATTCTGTTCAATATTTTAACGAAGAGCATGGTTACCCACGTGAAGCTGCAATCCCAGATGAAAAGATGTTAGCTGAAGGGAAAAAAATGGCGCAAGAAATTTTGAAAGTCATACATCAAAAAGAACCTGAAACAAAAAATATTCCGATAACATTTGCGATTTATCGCCAAGCTCCAAAGTCTTCGCTCGTGCCAGGTAATTTTGTTTCTTATGCAAATGTCGAAAAAGGTAGTGAAACGGTTGAAGATTGGAAACAAATTAATGAAAAATATTATTTGTTCCCATCAGAGCAAGCGAAAACAGATAATAAACGTGAAGATCTTGCAAGAGTATCCAACTTTAAGGCGAAACTAAGCGATTATTTCCAAGGAGACTATACAGCTGTTATTGGTACTGGTATGTATAGAGATGATGAATTAAGAGAAATGAAGCTTGATATTCCTGTCCAGTTTAATGGAAAAGCTGAAATAGTTGGTTTTACACAATATGTGGCAGGGCTTGTTATGGAATACTTCCCGAATTATATGAAAGTACAAGTAACGATTAAATCTGTAGAACGCCCAGAAGCTATTATTATACGTGAAGCAAAAAAAGATGAACCACTTGTGAAAATTTTAGATTAA
- the pruA gene encoding L-glutamate gamma-semialdehyde dehydrogenase, translating into MVVAYKHEPFTDFSVEANKLAFEEGLKKVESYLGQDYPLIIGGEKITTEDKIVSVNPANKEELVGRVSKASRELAEKAMQVADETFQTWRKSKPEMRADILFRAAAIVRRRKHEFSAILVKEAGKPWNEADADTAEAIDFMEYYGRQMLKLKDGIPVESRPIEYNRFSYIPLGVGVIISPWNFPFAIMAGMTTAALVSGNTVLLKPASTTPVVAAKFMEVLEEAGLPAGVVNFVPGNGSEVGDYLVDHPRTRFVSFTGSRDVGIRIYERAAKVNPGQIWLKRVIAEMGGKDTIVVDKEADLELAAKSIVASAFGFSGQKCSACSRAVIHEDVYDHVLNRAVELTKELTVANPAVLGTNMGPVNDQAAFDKVMSYVAIGKEEGRILAGGEGDDSKGWFIQPTIVADVAEDARLMKEEIFGPVVAFCKAKDFDHALAIANNTEYGLTGAVISNNRDHIEKAREDFHVGNLYFNRGCTGAIVGYQPFGGFNMSGTDSKAGGPDYLALHMQAKTTSETL; encoded by the coding sequence ATGGTAGTAGCATACAAACATGAGCCATTTACAGATTTTTCAGTGGAGGCTAACAAATTAGCGTTTGAAGAAGGTTTAAAGAAAGTAGAATCTTATCTTGGACAAGACTATCCATTAATTATTGGGGGAGAAAAAATCACTACAGAAGACAAAATTGTTTCTGTAAACCCTGCAAATAAAGAGGAACTTGTTGGTCGTGTTTCAAAAGCAAGCCGTGAGTTAGCTGAAAAAGCAATGCAAGTAGCGGATGAAACATTCCAAACTTGGAGAAAATCAAAGCCAGAAATGCGTGCAGACATTTTATTCCGTGCTGCAGCAATCGTTCGTCGCAGAAAACATGAATTCTCTGCTATTCTTGTAAAAGAAGCAGGTAAGCCATGGAATGAGGCAGATGCTGATACAGCAGAAGCAATCGACTTTATGGAATATTATGGTCGTCAAATGTTAAAATTAAAAGACGGTATTCCAGTAGAAAGCCGTCCAATTGAATATAATCGTTTCTCTTACATTCCATTAGGAGTAGGTGTTATCATTTCTCCTTGGAACTTCCCATTCGCAATTATGGCAGGTATGACAACAGCTGCTTTAGTTTCTGGTAACACAGTATTACTAAAACCAGCTAGTACAACTCCTGTAGTAGCAGCGAAATTTATGGAAGTATTGGAAGAAGCTGGATTACCAGCTGGCGTAGTAAACTTCGTTCCAGGTAACGGTTCTGAAGTTGGTGACTACTTAGTAGATCATCCTCGTACACGTTTCGTAAGCTTCACGGGATCTCGTGATGTAGGTATCCGTATCTATGAGCGTGCAGCGAAAGTAAACCCAGGACAAATTTGGTTAAAACGCGTTATCGCTGAAATGGGCGGTAAAGATACAATCGTTGTTGATAAAGAAGCAGATCTTGAATTAGCAGCTAAGTCTATCGTTGCATCAGCATTCGGATTCTCAGGACAAAAATGTTCTGCATGTTCTCGTGCAGTAATCCATGAAGATGTATACGATCACGTATTAAATCGTGCTGTTGAATTAACAAAAGAATTAACAGTTGCTAACCCAGCAGTATTAGGTACAAACATGGGTCCTGTTAATGACCAAGCTGCATTCGATAAAGTAATGAGCTATGTTGCAATTGGTAAAGAAGAAGGTAGAATCTTAGCAGGTGGCGAAGGAGACGATTCTAAAGGCTGGTTCATCCAACCAACAATCGTTGCTGACGTTGCAGAAGATGCTCGCTTAATGAAAGAAGAAATCTTCGGACCAGTAGTAGCATTCTGTAAAGCGAAAGACTTCGATCATGCACTTGCAATTGCAAACAATACAGAATACGGTTTAACAGGAGCAGTTATCTCTAACAACCGTGACCATATTGAAAAAGCACGTGAAGACTTCCACGTAGGTAACTTATACTTCAACCGTGGATGTACTGGTGCAATCGTAGGATACCAACCATTCGGTGGCTTTAACATGTCTGGTACAGACTCTAAAGCTGGTGGACCTGATTACTTAGCACTTCACATGCAAGCAAAAACTACTTCTGAAACTTTATAA
- a CDS encoding TSUP family transporter: MDELSFQVIILLIAFGFLVAFIDSVVGGGGLISLPALMFVGLSPASAIATNKLAATMGTFTSAMYFIRSGKVDFKIVGKLIPLTIVGAVAGALVVKFIPSDILRPLVLVMLVFIAIYIIAKKNWGSVSTYKKMTQRKTLIFFFVILMIGFYDGFFGPGTGSFLIFAFLLIGLDFIQAAASGKLLNFVSNIVSLITFLFLDIIHFEYGIIMGLSMILGAYFGSKFAVQKGVGYVRTLFLLVTILLIGKNVLEYTHIL; encoded by the coding sequence ATGGACGAATTAAGTTTTCAAGTCATTATTTTATTAATTGCATTCGGTTTTTTAGTAGCTTTTATTGATTCCGTTGTTGGAGGAGGAGGGTTAATTTCGCTTCCTGCACTTATGTTTGTTGGCCTATCGCCAGCTTCGGCAATTGCAACGAATAAATTAGCGGCAACAATGGGGACATTTACGAGTGCGATGTATTTCATTCGATCAGGAAAAGTTGATTTTAAAATTGTAGGAAAGTTAATCCCGTTAACTATTGTTGGAGCTGTGGCAGGCGCTTTAGTAGTAAAATTTATTCCATCGGATATTTTACGCCCATTAGTACTTGTAATGTTGGTATTTATTGCTATTTATATTATTGCAAAAAAGAATTGGGGAAGTGTGTCTACCTATAAGAAGATGACGCAAAGAAAAACATTAATATTTTTCTTTGTTATTTTAATGATAGGATTTTATGATGGATTTTTTGGACCAGGGACAGGGTCGTTTTTAATTTTTGCATTTTTATTAATTGGCTTGGATTTTATTCAAGCAGCAGCATCTGGAAAACTTTTGAATTTTGTTAGTAATATTGTATCTTTAATTACTTTTTTATTTTTAGACATAATTCATTTTGAATACGGTATTATCATGGGATTATCAATGATCTTAGGTGCTTATTTTGGATCGAAGTTTGCGGTTCAAAAAGGTGTTGGATATGTGAGGACTTTATTTTTATTAGTTACCATATTATTGATTGGAAAAAATGTTTTGGAATATACTCATATTTTGTAG
- the pcrA gene encoding DNA helicase PcrA, with product MSMTDKLLNGLNPQQQKAVQTTNGPLLLMAGAGSGKTRVLTHRIAYLLGEKGVAPWNVLAITFTNKAAREMRERIDTLVGPEAEDIWISTFHSMCVRILRRDIDRIGINRNFTILDSGDQLTVVKKIMKERNVDPKKFEPRSILAGISNAKNELLSADKYAKKITMADPYEKLTSDVYTEYQKRLLKNNSLDFDDLIMTTIQLFERVPEVLEFYQRKFQYIHVDEYQDTNKAQYLLVKHLAARFKNLCVVGDSDQSIYRWRGADISNILSFEKDYENAQVILLEQNYRSSQNILNAANAVIEKNTNRKPKKLWTDNQVGSKISYYRAATEKDEAYFVAKKIRDDIQMGKRKYTDFAVLYRTNAQSRMVEEIFLKSNIPYKIVGGTKFYDRKEIKDILAYLRLIGNPDDEISFARIINMPKRGIGATSIDKIINYGVQNGISLTAVFDEIEHVGVSAKITKAVKEFANLLNNWVNMQEYLSVTELVEEVIEKTGYRDMLKNERSLEAEGRLENLDEFLSVTQTFESQSEDKSLVAFLTDLALVADIDRVDEDPTAGEEVILMTMHSAKGLEFPVVFIVGLEEGIFPHTRSLMEEDEMQEERRLAYVGITRAEEELYLSNAQMRTLFGRTSMNAASRFITEIPTELVESLNETAPKRENSFGAKGRTASSGKTTITTTTRSRSAFARPAAKTTGGEQIGWAVGDKASHQKWGIGTVVSVKGEGDAKELDIAFPSPIGVKRLLAKFAPVTKQ from the coding sequence ATGAGTATGACAGATAAGTTATTAAACGGTTTAAATCCACAGCAACAAAAAGCAGTACAAACAACGAATGGACCACTTCTACTAATGGCAGGTGCAGGTAGTGGTAAGACACGTGTGTTAACACATCGTATTGCGTATTTACTTGGTGAAAAAGGTGTAGCACCATGGAATGTACTAGCTATTACCTTCACAAATAAAGCAGCTCGTGAAATGCGTGAGCGTATTGATACACTTGTGGGACCAGAAGCAGAAGATATTTGGATTTCGACGTTCCACTCTATGTGTGTACGTATTTTACGACGCGATATCGATCGTATTGGTATTAATCGTAACTTTACAATCTTAGATTCAGGTGATCAGCTAACTGTAGTCAAAAAAATTATGAAAGAGCGCAATGTTGATCCGAAGAAATTTGAGCCGCGCTCTATTTTAGCGGGTATTAGTAATGCGAAAAATGAACTGTTATCTGCGGATAAATATGCAAAAAAAATTACAATGGCTGATCCATACGAAAAATTAACGAGCGATGTATACACAGAGTATCAAAAACGTCTTTTGAAAAATAATTCATTAGACTTTGATGATTTAATTATGACGACGATTCAGTTATTTGAACGTGTTCCAGAAGTATTAGAGTTTTATCAGCGTAAGTTCCAATATATTCATGTTGATGAGTATCAAGATACGAACAAAGCACAATATCTTCTTGTTAAACATTTGGCAGCGCGTTTTAAAAATCTTTGCGTTGTAGGTGACTCTGACCAGTCTATTTATCGCTGGCGTGGTGCAGATATTTCTAACATTTTGTCATTCGAAAAAGACTATGAGAATGCACAAGTAATTTTATTAGAACAAAACTATCGTTCGTCACAAAATATTTTAAATGCAGCGAATGCCGTTATTGAAAAAAATACGAATCGTAAGCCGAAGAAATTATGGACAGACAATCAAGTTGGAAGTAAAATCTCGTATTATCGTGCCGCAACTGAAAAGGACGAAGCGTATTTTGTTGCAAAAAAAATTCGCGACGATATTCAAATGGGGAAACGAAAATATACTGATTTTGCAGTGCTATATCGTACGAATGCTCAGTCTCGTATGGTCGAGGAGATTTTCCTTAAATCTAACATTCCGTACAAAATTGTGGGGGGTACGAAGTTCTACGATCGTAAAGAGATTAAAGATATTTTGGCGTACTTACGTTTAATCGGTAATCCAGATGATGAAATTAGTTTTGCACGTATTATTAACATGCCAAAGCGTGGTATTGGTGCGACTTCTATTGATAAAATTATTAATTATGGTGTGCAAAACGGAATTTCATTAACTGCTGTATTTGATGAGATTGAGCATGTTGGAGTAAGTGCAAAAATTACAAAGGCAGTAAAAGAATTCGCGAATTTATTAAATAACTGGGTAAATATGCAAGAGTATTTATCTGTTACAGAATTAGTAGAAGAAGTTATTGAAAAAACAGGCTATCGCGATATGTTGAAAAATGAACGTTCTTTAGAAGCGGAAGGTCGTTTAGAAAACTTAGACGAGTTCTTATCTGTTACGCAAACATTTGAATCTCAAAGCGAAGATAAGAGCCTTGTTGCATTCTTAACAGATTTAGCACTTGTTGCTGATATTGATCGTGTAGATGAAGACCCAACTGCTGGTGAAGAAGTTATTTTAATGACGATGCACTCAGCGAAAGGATTAGAGTTCCCGGTTGTCTTTATTGTTGGCTTAGAGGAAGGGATATTCCCGCATACTCGTTCTCTTATGGAAGAGGATGAAATGCAAGAAGAACGTCGTCTTGCTTATGTAGGTATTACTCGTGCAGAAGAAGAGCTATATTTATCTAATGCGCAAATGCGTACTTTATTTGGTAGAACAAGTATGAACGCTGCGTCTCGCTTCATTACAGAAATCCCGACAGAACTAGTGGAATCATTAAATGAAACAGCGCCGAAGCGTGAAAATTCGTTTGGTGCAAAAGGCAGAACAGCAAGTAGCGGCAAAACGACAATCACAACGACAACACGCTCTCGTTCAGCTTTCGCGCGCCCTGCAGCTAAGACGACAGGCGGTGAGCAAATTGGCTGGGCAGTAGGCGATAAAGCTTCCCACCAAAAATGGGGAATCGGTACAGTTGTAAGTGTAAAAGGTGAAGGTGATGCAAAAGAATTAGATATTGCGTTCCCAAGCCCGATTGGTGTTAAACGTTTGTTAGCAAAATTTGCACCTGTGACGAAACAATAG